Genomic window (Candidatus Omnitrophota bacterium):
TTTCGGCGTCATCCAGCCTATAGGCCTCAAACAATCCATAATTTCTTTTAAACTCTTTATTAAATTCCCCTAATACCCCGGGTATTATAGTAAGCGCGTTTTTCATTGCTTCTGACTGCTGGCGCTTGTGTTCAAAGTAGTAATCCTGCAAATCTAAAGGACCGACGGTTATCGGCCGTTCTATATCCAGAAGAGAAAACCGGGATTTATACTCTCCGATAAATTCCTTTACTTTCTTATCATCGAAGATTTCCAGGCCCTCAACAGCGTGGCTGGTAATAAAACCGTCCTGACAAACCATTATCGGCAGTTGGATATCTTTGTGTTCGGCAATTTTTACTGCCGCGATAATGCTTTCATAAACCTCCTGGGCATTTTCACAGTAAACCTGGAGCCAGCCCGAATCGCGCGCCCCCATTGTATCTGAATGGTCGCAATGGATATTAATCGGCGCAGACAATGCCCTGTTTACAGTCGGCATTACAATGGGAAGTCTTGTGGAAGCCGCGATATAAACTATCTCCCACATAAGCGCCAGCCCATTAGCTGAAGTAGCGGTCATTGCGCGCGCGCCGGCAGCTGCAGCGCCCACACAGGCGCTCATTGCGCTGTGTTCTGATTCAACCGGAATTATCTCTGTTTTAACCCGGCCGTCGGCCACAAACTGGGAAAAATTCATAGCTATCTCTGTCTGCGGGGTAATCGGATAAGCAGCGACAACATCCGGCTCAATTTGCCTCATTGCCTCGGCCGCCGCCTGATCCCCTGTCAAAGCTATAAGCTTGTTCATTTTTCCTCTTAACCGTAAACTGTAAACTAAGTTATTACCCCTTCTCCATCGTAATACATTTTACCGGACAAACAGACGCGCAGATCCCGCACCCCTTACAATAATCATAATTAAAACCGGTCATTTTACCGTCTTTAACCATAATGCAGGAATCAGGACAATATACCCAGCAGATCAAACAATTAATACATTTGGATTCATTTCTCACAGGCTTAAATGTCCGCCAATCGCCTGTTTTATATTCTTTGGCTGTTCCTCCCTGAGCGATCAATCCCCCGATCGGTATCTGCTTCCAGCCTTTTTTCTCTATTTTATTCATCCTATTTTTACCTCTTCATAGGCCTTTTTGACTGCTTCGATATTCGCCTGGGTCTTTTTTTCACCAAGTTTTTTTAAAAATTTTGCTTTTAGTTTTTCAATCACCATATCCACCGACAAAACGGGAAAAACCTTGAGAAGCGCGCCAAGCATAGGCGTGTTGGGTGTAGAAATACCTACAATGTCTAACGAAATCCGGGTAGCGTCCACTGCGGCTATTTTGCCATTTTTATAGTTCAGTTTTTCTTTTAAAGTTTGAGGGGTATCCGGTGAATTTATAACAACAATGCCGTCTTTGGCCAAACCCTCCAGAACTGAAGGCGTGGCCAGGCTTGGATCAATAATCACCATTGCTTGAGGATTTTTGACTCCGGAATGAACTCTTATCGGATGAGAACTGATCCGGGTATAAGTATTTATCGGCGCGCCCGCCCTTTCCGGGCCATACTCAGGAAACGCCTGGATATATTTACCGTCTTCTAGGGCTGCTTCTGCTAAAAACTGGGCAGCGGTCTTTGCCCCCTGCCCTCCTCTTCCGTGCCAGCGAATCTCTGTTATTTGGTCCATAAATCCTTTATTTTTTTTCCTCCGTCAAGCCCAGGTATAAACTCATAAACGTGATCATAGCCACCAAACCGAAATAGGCATTGACTCCGCTGGCTAAGATTCCTCCAATCATCTGACGCTGAGAGACAGCTACGGGAACAAGCAGTATGCCCACTACAACAGTCGCGCCAATAATCATCAGCATCATCAAGGCCAGGGTTCCCATGGCGCTCCCCAGAAATTTCCTGGCAAAACCTACGGATTTACGGACAGATTCAATAATCCCGCATTCCTCGGCTACCAGAACATAGGGCGAATAGAAAAAGAGAATACTCACGCATGCTGTTATGATTCCGAGAATCATATAGATAAAGAAACCCAGGGACTTAAGAATCGTATTACCGATAACCCGGTCTGCTAAAGCAAGGGTGCCCTGGCAAAATATAACCAGCAGCCCTATTATCAGACCGATCAGCATGCCTAAACCAAGCAGGCGCCAGAAAAATTTCTTTCCTGAAGAAAATAAATTATTTAAACGAGTTGACCCTTTTTTGATTATATCCCTGACAGAACCCAAAAGCCCTGCCTGGACAAAAATACTTAAAAACAAAAATATTATGATAACCCCTATGGCCAGTGATGATTCACTTAAAGACGGAGAAACTCCCTCCTTTATGGATTTAAGCGGAAGGCCGATCAAATTTGAGAAAATATTAAGAAGAAACAGCACTCCGACTAAAACCCAATTTTTCCCGGCGAGCATAAAACCTTTTTTAATCGCTTCTTTTGTCCCCATTTCCTACCCCCTTTTTTTCTTATTAAGTTACCAAAAAAACGGCTTGTTGTCAAGCATGGAGTTCTCCTCTGGCCTCCATTGCCTTACTTAAGGTCGCCCGATCGGCATACTCCAGGTTACTGCCGACAGGAATACCGCGGGCGATACGGCTCACCCTTACCCCTAAAGGCTTGATGAGTTTGACCAAATAGAGCGCTGTGGACTCTCCGTTTGTGTTACAGTTGGTAGCGATTATGACTTCTTTAACGCCTCCTGAATTCACCCGCTCCAAAAGCTGGTTTATTGTTAATTCAGCCGGTCCCATTCCGTCTAACGGCGAAAGCACACCCAATAAAACATGATATACACCGTTAAAACTGCCCGTTTTTTCAATGGCCGCGATATCGCTAGGCTCCTCAACCACGCAAATAATAGATTTATCCCTTCCCCCGCCCCGGCAGATCCGGCAAATAGGAGCCTCGGAAAGATTATTACAGACCACACAATAAGTTATCTTTTTCTTTACCTCGATTATTGACCGGGCAAGGGATTCTGCTTCCTGAACCGAGGATTTCAGGATATACAGGACTAATCTCTCAGCCGTCCTGGACCCTATTCCCGGGAACTTTGCCAGTTTTTTTATCAGCCCCTCTATTATCTGGTTATAACTAACCACTTCTTTTAATTATCCTTCCTTTAAATACTTCCAGGGCAGATTGAATAATCGGCGCGGAACTAGCCCGGGGGTTTTCAGGCAGTGCCTTATCAGCCAGGCTATCCACAGTAGTAATATCGATTTTTATCTTTTGACCCAACATGTGTTTGAAGCTGTTTTCAACCATGGTCCTATTTTTTATATCTTCCAAGCTTTCTTTGTGAAGCGGCATTCCGGCCGAAAAACCAAGGGTTATCACGTTGTTTTCTACCTTGACCGGTTCTCCTTCTGCTAAAAATGTCCCAACTGACATCTTTTGTTTTTTTACCCTTTCCAGCAATTCTGGCCAGATTTGTTTAACTCCGGACAGATTAAGGCCGGTTTTTTTTGGGTCTTCTAATGGTTCATCAGGCAAGTTACCAACAACAGGGTTTTGAGTTACGGAATGTTCGGTCGCAGGATCTTCGGCCACAGGGTTTTCAGCCGCAGGCCGCTCAGCCGTCCCCCCTAATTTTGATTCCAGTTCGTTCAGCTTATCTAAAACTTCATTCAGAGAAGCAACTGTTCCCCTGCGAGCTATCTTTATTGCAGCTATCTCCAGGGCTATTCTTATCGTAACTCCTTTTTTTATCGACAGTTGGGTATTGGTTAGAAGATTAATAATGTAAACAAGCTCCTCAACAGAAAATGAATGCGACTGGGCAACGACCTGGCTGATAGATTCTGGAGGCAGGTTTATCAGCTTGGAAGGATCATCGCTCAATTTGGCCATGACCAGATTACGAAAATAACCTACCAGGCCGGATAGAAACCGATCGCCGTTTCTGCCGCTATTCATCATCTGGCCGACTAGGTTTAACAAGCCCGGAGCATCTTTAGCAATCACTGCCTGAGTAAACTCAAACAGAATGCGCTGGTCAAATATACCCAGAACAGATATCACATCCTCGAAGCCGACCTCGCCTTCAGAAAAGCTGGCCACCTGGTCTAAAATGGATTCAGCGTCTCTCATGCTTCCCTGGGAGGAACGGGCTATATAAAATAGGGCATCGTCCCTGACCTTTAATTTTTCTCTGTCGATTATCTGTCTTAGCTTAGCCAGGATTTTGTCCATCGGAATTATTCTAAAATCAAACCTCTGGCACCTGGAAAGAATGGTTAAGGGAAGTTTGTAAGGCTGGGTGGTGGCAAAAATAAACTTTACGTGAGCAGGCGGCTCCTCTAAGGTCTTGAGAAGCGCATTAAACGCGTGTTCGGTCAACATATGAACTTCATCAATAATATATATTTTGAATTTTCCCTTAATCGGGGAAAATTTTACGTTTTCCCGCAAGTTCCTGATTTCATCTATCCCCCGGTTAGAGGCCCCGTCTATTTCTAAGACATCCATGCTGATCGAAGAGGCTATTTCTTTGCAGGCCTCGCATTCCCCGCAGGGCGAAACAGTCGGGCCTTTTACGCAATTTAAAGCCTTGGCCAGGATCCGGGCAGCTGACGTCTTGCCCACCCCCCGCTGGCCGCAAAACAAATAAGCATGAGCCAGGCGCTCGGTCTTGATAGCATTTTTTAAAGTAGTAACAATATGCTCCTGGCCGATTATCTGGTCAAACGTTTGAGGTCTGAATTTCCTGGCTAATACAAGGTAAGACATAACACGATCTATCCTCTTACTAGAAAAAACAAAAAGGTAAAATACCCTAAAACTAAAGCCGCGCCTTCCAGCCTGTTTATTACAAAACCCCTCTTGATTAGCGGAACCAGGGCTACGCTAAAAGCCAGCATTACCGGAAAGGTGAATCTTAACGCCCTGACATCTATGGCCAAAGAGCCTATCATGCCGGTTATGCCGATTACAAACAAAATAT
Coding sequences:
- the porA gene encoding pyruvate ferredoxin oxidoreductase → MNKLIALTGDQAAAEAMRQIEPDVVAAYPITPQTEIAMNFSQFVADGRVKTEIIPVESEHSAMSACVGAAAAGARAMTATSANGLALMWEIVYIAASTRLPIVMPTVNRALSAPINIHCDHSDTMGARDSGWLQVYCENAQEVYESIIAAVKIAEHKDIQLPIMVCQDGFITSHAVEGLEIFDDKKVKEFIGEYKSRFSLLDIERPITVGPLDLQDYYFEHKRQQSEAMKNALTIIPGVLGEFNKEFKRNYGLFEAYRLDDAEIALVVMSSTAGTAKVVVDNLRAEGIKAGLLRPRFFRPFPKEEIAKQLFGLKAVSILDRSESFSTQGGPLFIDIRSALYELDNKPLMNNHIFGLGGRDIGIEEIESVFRDLIKAVKDNKLETKVNYLGVR
- a CDS encoding 4Fe-4S dicluster-binding protein; translation: MEKKGWKQIPIGGLIAQGGTAKEYKTGDWRTFKPVRNESKCINCLICWVYCPDSCIMVKDGKMTGFNYDYCKGCGICASVCPVKCITMEKG
- a CDS encoding 2-oxoacid:acceptor oxidoreductase family protein — translated: MDQITEIRWHGRGGQGAKTAAQFLAEAALEDGKYIQAFPEYGPERAGAPINTYTRISSHPIRVHSGVKNPQAMVIIDPSLATPSVLEGLAKDGIVVINSPDTPQTLKEKLNYKNGKIAAVDATRISLDIVGISTPNTPMLGALLKVFPVLSVDMVIEKLKAKFLKKLGEKKTQANIEAVKKAYEEVKIG
- the recR gene encoding recombination mediator RecR, with the protein product MVSYNQIIEGLIKKLAKFPGIGSRTAERLVLYILKSSVQEAESLARSIIEVKKKITYCVVCNNLSEAPICRICRGGGRDKSIICVVEEPSDIAAIEKTGSFNGVYHVLLGVLSPLDGMGPAELTINQLLERVNSGGVKEVIIATNCNTNGESTALYLVKLIKPLGVRVSRIARGIPVGSNLEYADRATLSKAMEARGELHA
- the dnaX gene encoding DNA polymerase III subunit gamma/tau; translated protein: MSYLVLARKFRPQTFDQIIGQEHIVTTLKNAIKTERLAHAYLFCGQRGVGKTSAARILAKALNCVKGPTVSPCGECEACKEIASSISMDVLEIDGASNRGIDEIRNLRENVKFSPIKGKFKIYIIDEVHMLTEHAFNALLKTLEEPPAHVKFIFATTQPYKLPLTILSRCQRFDFRIIPMDKILAKLRQIIDREKLKVRDDALFYIARSSQGSMRDAESILDQVASFSEGEVGFEDVISVLGIFDQRILFEFTQAVIAKDAPGLLNLVGQMMNSGRNGDRFLSGLVGYFRNLVMAKLSDDPSKLINLPPESISQVVAQSHSFSVEELVYIINLLTNTQLSIKKGVTIRIALEIAAIKIARRGTVASLNEVLDKLNELESKLGGTAERPAAENPVAEDPATEHSVTQNPVVGNLPDEPLEDPKKTGLNLSGVKQIWPELLERVKKQKMSVGTFLAEGEPVKVENNVITLGFSAGMPLHKESLEDIKNRTMVENSFKHMLGQKIKIDITTVDSLADKALPENPRASSAPIIQSALEVFKGRIIKRSG